The following are from one region of the Strix aluco isolate bStrAlu1 chromosome 30, bStrAlu1.hap1, whole genome shotgun sequence genome:
- the PMF1 gene encoding polyamine-modulated factor 1 isoform X1, with protein MGGAVGRWRRPMGGGGGAVGRLEMAAARGDAEEAAAGGESVPSVPVAPGRAQVFATVVDTFLEKLVAAGSYQRFANCYCCFYKLQPEMTRSIYDQFISQLQTSIKEEIQEVKDEGNLEPLFNSLDKIVEEAKNREEPAWYGWSGERVCGGTFLQGRKRPSGIPEEDICSAMVPYLLKHRAYLQKILKEKEEENRKVAESVLAGRDRIAELQQLIQARKHAWQLFSNLPPPSSEGGSPGTAV; from the exons ATGGGCGGAGCCGtcgggcggtggcggcggccaatgggcggcggtggcggggccgtCGGGCGGCTGGAaatggcggcggcgcggggcgacGCTGAGGAGGCCGCGGCGGGTGGCGAGAGCGTCCCGTCCGTACCGGTTGCGCCGGGCCGCGCCCAGGTGTTTGCCACCGTGGTGGACACCTTCCTGGAGAAGCTGGTGGCGGCCGGGAG CTACCAGAGGTTTGCGAACTGCTACTGCTGCTTCTACAAACTGCAGCCCGAGATGACCAGGAGCATTTACGACCAGTTTATATCCCAGCTGCAGACGTCCATCAAG GAGGAGATCCAGGAGGTAAAGGATGAAGGAAATCTGGAGCCGCTCTTTAATTCCCTGGATAAGATCGTGGAGGAGGCAAAGAACCGGGAAGAGCCTGCATGGTATGGATGGTCTGGGGAGCGCGTGTGTGGAGGCACATTCCTTCAAGGGCGAAA GCGTCCCAGCGGCATCCCGGAAGAGGATATCTGCAGCGCCATGGTGCCGTACCTCCTGAAGCACAGGGCATACCTGCAGAAAATCctaaaggagaaggaggaagagaacagGAAGGTGGCAGAGTCCGTGCTTGCAGGGAGGGATAGGATcgcagagctgcagcagctgataCAAGCTCGCAAACATGCCTGGcag ttattttCCAACCTGCCCCCTCCCAGCAGCGAGGGCGGTTCTCCGGGGACCGCGGTGTGA
- the PMF1 gene encoding polyamine-modulated factor 1 isoform X3 gives MGGAVGRWRRPMGGGGGAVGRLEMAAARGDAEEAAAGGESVPSVPVAPGRAQVFATVVDTFLEKLVAAGSYQRFANCYCCFYKLQPEMTRSIYDQFISQLQTSIKEEIQEVKDEGNLEPLFNSLDKIVEEAKNREEPAWRPSGIPEEDICSAMVPYLLKHRAYLQKILKEKEEENRKVAESVLAGRDRIAELQQLIQARKHAWQLFSNLPPPSSEGGSPGTAV, from the exons ATGGGCGGAGCCGtcgggcggtggcggcggccaatgggcggcggtggcggggccgtCGGGCGGCTGGAaatggcggcggcgcggggcgacGCTGAGGAGGCCGCGGCGGGTGGCGAGAGCGTCCCGTCCGTACCGGTTGCGCCGGGCCGCGCCCAGGTGTTTGCCACCGTGGTGGACACCTTCCTGGAGAAGCTGGTGGCGGCCGGGAG CTACCAGAGGTTTGCGAACTGCTACTGCTGCTTCTACAAACTGCAGCCCGAGATGACCAGGAGCATTTACGACCAGTTTATATCCCAGCTGCAGACGTCCATCAAG GAGGAGATCCAGGAGGTAAAGGATGAAGGAAATCTGGAGCCGCTCTTTAATTCCCTGGATAAGATCGTGGAGGAGGCAAAGAACCGGGAAGAGCCTGCATG GCGTCCCAGCGGCATCCCGGAAGAGGATATCTGCAGCGCCATGGTGCCGTACCTCCTGAAGCACAGGGCATACCTGCAGAAAATCctaaaggagaaggaggaagagaacagGAAGGTGGCAGAGTCCGTGCTTGCAGGGAGGGATAGGATcgcagagctgcagcagctgataCAAGCTCGCAAACATGCCTGGcag ttattttCCAACCTGCCCCCTCCCAGCAGCGAGGGCGGTTCTCCGGGGACCGCGGTGTGA
- the PMF1 gene encoding polyamine-modulated factor 1 isoform X2 gives MGGAVGRWRRPMGGGGGAVGRLEMAAARGDAEEAAAGGESVPSVPVAPGRAQVFATVVDTFLEKLVAAGSYQRFANCYCCFYKLQPEMTRSIYDQFISQLQTSIKEEIQEVKDEGNLEPLFNSLDKIVEEAKNREEPAWYGWSGERVCGGTFLQGRKRPSGIPEEDICSAMVPYLLKHRAYLQKILKEKEEENRKVAESVLAGRDRIAELQQLIQARKHAWQAISKEQRELMATLKEPQ, from the exons ATGGGCGGAGCCGtcgggcggtggcggcggccaatgggcggcggtggcggggccgtCGGGCGGCTGGAaatggcggcggcgcggggcgacGCTGAGGAGGCCGCGGCGGGTGGCGAGAGCGTCCCGTCCGTACCGGTTGCGCCGGGCCGCGCCCAGGTGTTTGCCACCGTGGTGGACACCTTCCTGGAGAAGCTGGTGGCGGCCGGGAG CTACCAGAGGTTTGCGAACTGCTACTGCTGCTTCTACAAACTGCAGCCCGAGATGACCAGGAGCATTTACGACCAGTTTATATCCCAGCTGCAGACGTCCATCAAG GAGGAGATCCAGGAGGTAAAGGATGAAGGAAATCTGGAGCCGCTCTTTAATTCCCTGGATAAGATCGTGGAGGAGGCAAAGAACCGGGAAGAGCCTGCATGGTATGGATGGTCTGGGGAGCGCGTGTGTGGAGGCACATTCCTTCAAGGGCGAAA GCGTCCCAGCGGCATCCCGGAAGAGGATATCTGCAGCGCCATGGTGCCGTACCTCCTGAAGCACAGGGCATACCTGCAGAAAATCctaaaggagaaggaggaagagaacagGAAGGTGGCAGAGTCCGTGCTTGCAGGGAGGGATAGGATcgcagagctgcagcagctgataCAAGCTCGCAAACATGCCTGGcag GCAATTAGTAAAGAGCAACGAGAACTGATGGCGACGCTCAAGGAGCCGCAGTGA
- the PMF1 gene encoding polyamine-modulated factor 1 isoform X4 — translation MGGAVGRWRRPMGGGGGAVGRLEMAAARGDAEEAAAGGESVPSVPVAPGRAQVFATVVDTFLEKLVAAGSYQRFANCYCCFYKLQPEMTRSIYDQFISQLQTSIKEEIQEVKDEGNLEPLFNSLDKIVEEAKNREEPAWRPSGIPEEDICSAMVPYLLKHRAYLQKILKEKEEENRKVAESVLAGRDRIAELQQLIQARKHAWQAISKEQRELMATLKEPQ, via the exons ATGGGCGGAGCCGtcgggcggtggcggcggccaatgggcggcggtggcggggccgtCGGGCGGCTGGAaatggcggcggcgcggggcgacGCTGAGGAGGCCGCGGCGGGTGGCGAGAGCGTCCCGTCCGTACCGGTTGCGCCGGGCCGCGCCCAGGTGTTTGCCACCGTGGTGGACACCTTCCTGGAGAAGCTGGTGGCGGCCGGGAG CTACCAGAGGTTTGCGAACTGCTACTGCTGCTTCTACAAACTGCAGCCCGAGATGACCAGGAGCATTTACGACCAGTTTATATCCCAGCTGCAGACGTCCATCAAG GAGGAGATCCAGGAGGTAAAGGATGAAGGAAATCTGGAGCCGCTCTTTAATTCCCTGGATAAGATCGTGGAGGAGGCAAAGAACCGGGAAGAGCCTGCATG GCGTCCCAGCGGCATCCCGGAAGAGGATATCTGCAGCGCCATGGTGCCGTACCTCCTGAAGCACAGGGCATACCTGCAGAAAATCctaaaggagaaggaggaagagaacagGAAGGTGGCAGAGTCCGTGCTTGCAGGGAGGGATAGGATcgcagagctgcagcagctgataCAAGCTCGCAAACATGCCTGGcag GCAATTAGTAAAGAGCAACGAGAACTGATGGCGACGCTCAAGGAGCCGCAGTGA
- the BGLAP gene encoding osteocalcin isoform X2 → MKPLVLLTLLALLTLGLCRRAADRSVSADDSPSSEAFVSKRASAELARRHKRNYVYDSVYGVVRDPLEAKREVCEFNPACDELADHIGFQEAYRRFYGPV, encoded by the exons ATGAAGCCCCTGGTCCTGCTGACCCTCCTGGCCCTGCTCACCCTCGGCCTCTGCCGCAGAG CTGCCGACCGCTCCGTCAGCGCCGACGACTCGCCCAGCTCTGAAG CCTTCGTCTCCAAACGTGCCAGCGCCGAGCTGGCGCGGAGACACAAGAGGAATTACGTCTATGACAG CGTCTACGGGGTCGTGCGGGACCCGCTGGAGGCCAAGCGCGAGGTGTGCGAGTTCAACCCCGCCTGCGATGAGCTGGCCGACCACATCGGCTTCCAGGAGGCTTATCGGCGCTTCTACGGCCCCGTCtga
- the BGLAP gene encoding osteocalcin isoform X1, whose amino-acid sequence MKPLVLLTLLALLTLGLCRRAADRSVSADDSPSSEAFVSKRASAELARRHKRNYVYDSSVYGVVRDPLEAKREVCEFNPACDELADHIGFQEAYRRFYGPV is encoded by the exons ATGAAGCCCCTGGTCCTGCTGACCCTCCTGGCCCTGCTCACCCTCGGCCTCTGCCGCAGAG CTGCCGACCGCTCCGTCAGCGCCGACGACTCGCCCAGCTCTGAAG CCTTCGTCTCCAAACGTGCCAGCGCCGAGCTGGCGCGGAGACACAAGAGGAATTACGTCTATGACAG CAGCGTCTACGGGGTCGTGCGGGACCCGCTGGAGGCCAAGCGCGAGGTGTGCGAGTTCAACCCCGCCTGCGATGAGCTGGCCGACCACATCGGCTTCCAGGAGGCTTATCGGCGCTTCTACGGCCCCGTCtga
- the PAQR6 gene encoding membrane progestin receptor delta isoform X2 yields the protein MPPLSWAWGARSCSDTPPSPSPSPWLSGRVKGGALPVTSLEKAAELSRESSQGSCPGSCSPLPQWPLSHLCRPWAVAQCPDTSSPERLGPTMLTIKLPQIFRVHQVPRIFWEDGIMSGYRHPKSSALDCVLSSFQMTNETVNIWTHFLPTWYFVWRFLVLSSSLDFCREPHHWPLLIYLLLVCLYPFASSCAHTFSSMSARARHICYFCDYGALSLYSLGCAFAYGAYAMPDHWVSGVLHRYFVPVAAFNSFVCTGLSCYSRFPELEHPRLSKVLRTAAFVYPFLYDNIPLFYRLLFCFWSSCAWNEAVAGYCYHLLFALLTGFLFASHLPERLAPGHFDYIGHSHQLFHICAVLGTHFQLEAVLSDVCSRRAWLRGRLPAPGLPGTFGTAGLALLGNAAIISAFTTALPRAPGSSAGPASVPTEAGCLREP from the exons ATGCCCCCCCTGTCCTGGGCCTGGGGGGCCCGATCCTGCTCAGATACCCCGCCATCCCCCTCACCCTCCCCGTGGCTCTCTGGAAGGGTGAAGGGGGGAGCTTTGCCAGTCACATCCCTGGAAAAAGCCGCTGAGCTGAGCCGAGAGTCGAGCCAGGGCAGCTGTCCCggctcctgcagccccctcccccagTGGCCCCTGTCCCATCTCTGCAGGCCATGGGCTGTGGCCCAGTGCCCTGACACCTCTAGCCCCGAGCGCCTCGGCCCCACCATGCTGACGATAAAGCTGCCGCAGATCTTCAGGGTCCATCAGGTGCCGCGG ATCTTCTGGGAGGATGGGATCATGTCAGGGTACCGGCACCCCAAAAGCTCAGCCCTTGACTGCGTCCTCAGCTCCTTCCAGATGACTAACGAGACGGTCAACATCTGGACACACTTCCTACCGAcctg GTATTTCGTGTGGCGCTTCCTGGTGCTCTCATCCTCCCTGGACTTCTGCCGGGAGCCCCACCACTGGCCCCTGCTCATCTACCTGCTGCTCGTCTGCCTCTACCCCTTCGCCTCCAGCTGCGCCCACACCTTCAGCTCCATGTCGGCGCGCGCCCGCCACATCTGCTACTTCTGTGACTACGGAGCCCTCAGCCTCTACAGCCTGG GCTGTGCGTTTGCCTACGGTGCCTACGCAATGCCCGACCACTGGGTCAGCGGCGTTTTGCACCGTTACTTTGTCCCCGTGGCTGCTTTTAACTCCTTTGTCTGCACCGGCCTCTCCTGCTACTCCCG CTTCCCTGAGCTGGAGCATCCCCGGCTGAGCAAGGTGCTGCGCACGGCGGCTTTCGTGTACCCCTTCCTCTACGACAACATCCCGCTCTTCTACCGG ctccTCTTCTGCTTCTGGAGTAGCTGCGCCTGGAACGAGGCCGTGGCCGGGTACTGCTACCACCTCCTCTTTGCGCTGCTCACCGGCTTCCTCTTCGCATCCCACCTGCCCGAGCGCCTCGCGCCCGGCCACTTCGACTACATCG GACACAGCCACCAGCTCTTCCACATCTGCGCCGTGCTGGGCACCCACTTCCAGCTGGAAGCCGTCCTCAGCGACGTGTGCTCGCGCCGGGCCTGGCTGCGGGGCcgcctgcctgcccctgggctCCCTGGCACCTTCGGCACCGCCGGACTGGCCCTTTTGGGCAACGCCGCCATCATCAGCGCCTTCACCACCGCCTTGCCGCGGGCCCCTGGCAGCTCCGCCGGCCCCGCAAGCGTCCCCACGGAGGCTGGGTGCCTCAGGGAGCCGTGA
- the PAQR6 gene encoding membrane progestin receptor delta isoform X1, translating to MPPLSWAWGARSCSDTPPSPSPSPWLSGRVKGGALPVTSLEKAAELSRESSQGSCPGSCSPLPQWPLSHLCRPWAVAQCPDTSSPERLGPTMLTIKLPQIFRVHQVPRIFWEDGIMSGYRHPKSSALDCVLSSFQMTNETVNIWTHFLPTWYFVWRFLVLSSSLDFCREPHHWPLLIYLLLVCLYPFASSCAHTFSSMSARARHICYFCDYGALSLYSLGEPLRGAWRRDGDRDREPLAPSFFLAGCAFAYGAYAMPDHWVSGVLHRYFVPVAAFNSFVCTGLSCYSRFPELEHPRLSKVLRTAAFVYPFLYDNIPLFYRLLFCFWSSCAWNEAVAGYCYHLLFALLTGFLFASHLPERLAPGHFDYIGHSHQLFHICAVLGTHFQLEAVLSDVCSRRAWLRGRLPAPGLPGTFGTAGLALLGNAAIISAFTTALPRAPGSSAGPASVPTEAGCLREP from the exons ATGCCCCCCCTGTCCTGGGCCTGGGGGGCCCGATCCTGCTCAGATACCCCGCCATCCCCCTCACCCTCCCCGTGGCTCTCTGGAAGGGTGAAGGGGGGAGCTTTGCCAGTCACATCCCTGGAAAAAGCCGCTGAGCTGAGCCGAGAGTCGAGCCAGGGCAGCTGTCCCggctcctgcagccccctcccccagTGGCCCCTGTCCCATCTCTGCAGGCCATGGGCTGTGGCCCAGTGCCCTGACACCTCTAGCCCCGAGCGCCTCGGCCCCACCATGCTGACGATAAAGCTGCCGCAGATCTTCAGGGTCCATCAGGTGCCGCGG ATCTTCTGGGAGGATGGGATCATGTCAGGGTACCGGCACCCCAAAAGCTCAGCCCTTGACTGCGTCCTCAGCTCCTTCCAGATGACTAACGAGACGGTCAACATCTGGACACACTTCCTACCGAcctg GTATTTCGTGTGGCGCTTCCTGGTGCTCTCATCCTCCCTGGACTTCTGCCGGGAGCCCCACCACTGGCCCCTGCTCATCTACCTGCTGCTCGTCTGCCTCTACCCCTTCGCCTCCAGCTGCGCCCACACCTTCAGCTCCATGTCGGCGCGCGCCCGCCACATCTGCTACTTCTGTGACTACGGAGCCCTCAGCCTCTACAGCCTGGGTGAGCCGCTGCGGGGGGCCTGgcgcagggatggggacagggaccggGAGCCACTGGCCCCCTCGTTTTTTCTTGCAGGCTGTGCGTTTGCCTACGGTGCCTACGCAATGCCCGACCACTGGGTCAGCGGCGTTTTGCACCGTTACTTTGTCCCCGTGGCTGCTTTTAACTCCTTTGTCTGCACCGGCCTCTCCTGCTACTCCCG CTTCCCTGAGCTGGAGCATCCCCGGCTGAGCAAGGTGCTGCGCACGGCGGCTTTCGTGTACCCCTTCCTCTACGACAACATCCCGCTCTTCTACCGG ctccTCTTCTGCTTCTGGAGTAGCTGCGCCTGGAACGAGGCCGTGGCCGGGTACTGCTACCACCTCCTCTTTGCGCTGCTCACCGGCTTCCTCTTCGCATCCCACCTGCCCGAGCGCCTCGCGCCCGGCCACTTCGACTACATCG GACACAGCCACCAGCTCTTCCACATCTGCGCCGTGCTGGGCACCCACTTCCAGCTGGAAGCCGTCCTCAGCGACGTGTGCTCGCGCCGGGCCTGGCTGCGGGGCcgcctgcctgcccctgggctCCCTGGCACCTTCGGCACCGCCGGACTGGCCCTTTTGGGCAACGCCGCCATCATCAGCGCCTTCACCACCGCCTTGCCGCGGGCCCCTGGCAGCTCCGCCGGCCCCGCAAGCGTCCCCACGGAGGCTGGGTGCCTCAGGGAGCCGTGA
- the PAQR6 gene encoding membrane progestin receptor delta isoform X3 has protein sequence MLTIKLPQIFRVHQVPRIFWEDGIMSGYRHPKSSALDCVLSSFQMTNETVNIWTHFLPTWYFVWRFLVLSSSLDFCREPHHWPLLIYLLLVCLYPFASSCAHTFSSMSARARHICYFCDYGALSLYSLGEPLRGAWRRDGDRDREPLAPSFFLAGCAFAYGAYAMPDHWVSGVLHRYFVPVAAFNSFVCTGLSCYSRFPELEHPRLSKVLRTAAFVYPFLYDNIPLFYRLLFCFWSSCAWNEAVAGYCYHLLFALLTGFLFASHLPERLAPGHFDYIGHSHQLFHICAVLGTHFQLEAVLSDVCSRRAWLRGRLPAPGLPGTFGTAGLALLGNAAIISAFTTALPRAPGSSAGPASVPTEAGCLREP, from the exons ATGCTGACGATAAAGCTGCCGCAGATCTTCAGGGTCCATCAGGTGCCGCGG ATCTTCTGGGAGGATGGGATCATGTCAGGGTACCGGCACCCCAAAAGCTCAGCCCTTGACTGCGTCCTCAGCTCCTTCCAGATGACTAACGAGACGGTCAACATCTGGACACACTTCCTACCGAcctg GTATTTCGTGTGGCGCTTCCTGGTGCTCTCATCCTCCCTGGACTTCTGCCGGGAGCCCCACCACTGGCCCCTGCTCATCTACCTGCTGCTCGTCTGCCTCTACCCCTTCGCCTCCAGCTGCGCCCACACCTTCAGCTCCATGTCGGCGCGCGCCCGCCACATCTGCTACTTCTGTGACTACGGAGCCCTCAGCCTCTACAGCCTGGGTGAGCCGCTGCGGGGGGCCTGgcgcagggatggggacagggaccggGAGCCACTGGCCCCCTCGTTTTTTCTTGCAGGCTGTGCGTTTGCCTACGGTGCCTACGCAATGCCCGACCACTGGGTCAGCGGCGTTTTGCACCGTTACTTTGTCCCCGTGGCTGCTTTTAACTCCTTTGTCTGCACCGGCCTCTCCTGCTACTCCCG CTTCCCTGAGCTGGAGCATCCCCGGCTGAGCAAGGTGCTGCGCACGGCGGCTTTCGTGTACCCCTTCCTCTACGACAACATCCCGCTCTTCTACCGG ctccTCTTCTGCTTCTGGAGTAGCTGCGCCTGGAACGAGGCCGTGGCCGGGTACTGCTACCACCTCCTCTTTGCGCTGCTCACCGGCTTCCTCTTCGCATCCCACCTGCCCGAGCGCCTCGCGCCCGGCCACTTCGACTACATCG GACACAGCCACCAGCTCTTCCACATCTGCGCCGTGCTGGGCACCCACTTCCAGCTGGAAGCCGTCCTCAGCGACGTGTGCTCGCGCCGGGCCTGGCTGCGGGGCcgcctgcctgcccctgggctCCCTGGCACCTTCGGCACCGCCGGACTGGCCCTTTTGGGCAACGCCGCCATCATCAGCGCCTTCACCACCGCCTTGCCGCGGGCCCCTGGCAGCTCCGCCGGCCCCGCAAGCGTCCCCACGGAGGCTGGGTGCCTCAGGGAGCCGTGA